One genomic window of Neisseria sp. oral taxon 014 str. F0314 includes the following:
- a CDS encoding ATP-binding cassette domain-containing protein translates to MLCLENVRFEILRDPIVRDFSLNLQHGEVKALFGPSGCGKTTVLRLIAGLETPKSGTIRNTFRKTGFLFQENRLPENLTAMQNIAIFMDKPDEGEIIALAAKVGLTSGDLNKYPTELSGGMAKRVAFLRLLLCGCDLALLDEPFVGLDRDLRDILVAMLVEKIERQGMACMLVTHDRFEAARLSHEIMLLSTKGMNVQNVITLPTPLSERNSAFEEGVVAREFQGIHYYE, encoded by the coding sequence ATGCTCTGTCTTGAAAACGTGCGTTTTGAAATTCTCCGCGACCCCATCGTGCGCGATTTCAGTTTGAACCTGCAACATGGCGAAGTGAAAGCTTTGTTCGGGCCGAGCGGCTGCGGCAAGACGACGGTTTTGCGGCTGATTGCGGGCTTGGAAACGCCGAAATCGGGCACGATACGCAATACTTTCCGCAAAACGGGTTTTCTGTTTCAGGAAAACCGCCTGCCGGAAAACCTGACCGCGATGCAGAATATCGCGATTTTTATGGACAAACCCGATGAAGGCGAAATCATCGCACTGGCGGCGAAGGTCGGGCTGACTTCGGGCGATTTGAACAAATATCCGACCGAGTTGTCCGGCGGCATGGCGAAACGGGTGGCGTTTTTGCGCCTGCTGCTGTGCGGCTGCGACCTTGCCTTGCTGGACGAGCCGTTTGTCGGTTTGGACCGCGATTTGCGCGATATTTTGGTCGCCATGCTGGTGGAAAAAATCGAGCGGCAGGGCATGGCGTGTATGCTGGTAACGCACGACCGCTTCGAAGCCGCGCGCCTGAGCCATGAAATCATGCTGCTTTCCACTAAGGGCATGAACGTACAAAACGTGATTACCCTGCCCACGCCGCTGTCCGAACGCAATTCGGCTTTTGAGGAAGGCGTGGTGGCAAGGGAGTTTCAGGGGATTCATTATTATGAGTGA
- a CDS encoding CadD family cadmium resistance transporter has protein sequence MFSTVITAAVLYIATAVDLLVILLIFFARANTRKEYRDIYIGQYLGSVILILVSLFLAFVLNYVPEKWVLGLLGLIPIYLGIKVAIYDDCEGEKRAKKELDEKGLSKLVGIVALVTVASCGADNIGLFVPYFVTLDLVDLLVTLLVFLILIFVLVYTAQRLANISGVGEIVEKFSRWIMAVIYIGLGLFIIIENNTIRTIISII, from the coding sequence ATGTTTTCGACTGTGATTACTGCTGCTGTTTTATATATTGCTACAGCAGTAGATTTGTTGGTAATACTATTAATATTTTTTGCTAGAGCAAATACTAGAAAAGAATATCGAGATATTTATATCGGACAATATTTAGGTTCTGTAATTTTAATATTAGTTAGTTTATTTCTAGCTTTTGTTTTGAATTATGTTCCGGAAAAATGGGTGTTGGGTTTATTAGGTTTAATACCGATTTACTTAGGTATTAAAGTTGCTATTTACGACGATTGTGAGGGCGAAAAAAGAGCTAAAAAAGAATTGGATGAAAAAGGGTTGTCAAAATTAGTCGGTATTGTTGCTTTGGTTACAGTTGCTAGTTGTGGTGCAGATAATATTGGACTTTTTGTTCCTTACTTTGTGACTTTAGATCTTGTCGACTTATTAGTTACTCTTCTTGTATTTTTAATATTGATTTTTGTTTTAGTATATACAGCACAAAGATTGGCTAATATTTCAGGTGTTGGTGAAATTGTAGAGAAGTTTAGTCGTTGGATAATGGCTGTTATTTATATTGGTTTAGGGTTATTTATTATTATTGAAAATAATACAATTCGAACAATAATATCAATAATATGA
- a CDS encoding NnrS family protein — translation MNKFFTHPMRPFFVGAAALAILGALVFFISPAAIVLHRQIFLELMLPAAYGGFLTAAMLEWTGYKGRLKPVATLMTALLLVASVLLPFAPQTASFFVAAYWLVLLLFCVWLIWLDRNTDNFALLMLLAAFTVFQTAYAVSGDLNLLRAQVHLNMAAVMFVSVRVSVLLGAEALKGCRLKDPVFIPNVVYKNIAITFLLLHAAAELWLPAQTAGFTALAVGFILLAKLRELHHHELLRKHYVRTYYLLQLFAAAGYLWTGAAKLQNLPASAPLHLITLGGMMGGMMMVWLTAGLWHSGFTKLDYPKLCRIAVPILFAAAVSRAVLMNVNPIFFITVPAILTAAVFVLYLLTFVPIFRANAFTDDPE, via the coding sequence ATGAATAAATTTTTTACCCACCCCATGCGGCCGTTTTTCGTCGGCGCGGCGGCACTTGCCATACTCGGCGCGTTGGTGTTTTTCATCAGCCCTGCCGCCATCGTCCTGCACCGCCAAATCTTCTTGGAACTCATGCTGCCTGCGGCATACGGCGGTTTTCTGACTGCCGCCATGCTCGAATGGACGGGTTATAAAGGTCGTCTGAAACCTGTCGCTACTTTGATGACGGCGTTGTTGCTTGTTGCATCCGTCCTGCTGCCGTTTGCGCCGCAAACCGCTTCGTTTTTCGTCGCCGCCTATTGGCTGGTGTTGCTGCTGTTCTGCGTCTGGCTGATTTGGCTCGACCGCAACACCGACAATTTCGCCCTGCTGATGCTGCTTGCCGCGTTCACCGTTTTTCAGACGGCCTATGCTGTCAGCGGCGATTTGAACCTGTTGCGCGCGCAAGTGCATCTGAACATGGCGGCGGTCATGTTCGTATCCGTGCGCGTCAGCGTCCTTTTGGGCGCGGAAGCCCTTAAAGGATGCCGTCTGAAAGACCCCGTATTCATCCCCAACGTCGTCTATAAAAATATCGCCATCACCTTCCTGCTGCTGCACGCCGCCGCCGAACTTTGGCTGCCCGCGCAAACCGCCGGTTTTACCGCGCTCGCCGTCGGCTTCATCCTGCTCGCCAAGCTGCGCGAACTGCACCATCACGAACTCCTGCGCAAACACTACGTCCGCACCTATTACCTGCTCCAACTCTTTGCCGCCGCAGGCTATCTGTGGACAGGCGCGGCGAAATTGCAAAACTTGCCCGCCTCCGCGCCCCTGCACCTGATTACCCTCGGCGGTATGATGGGCGGCATGATGATGGTATGGCTGACCGCCGGACTGTGGCACAGCGGCTTTACCAAACTCGACTACCCCAAACTCTGCCGCATCGCCGTCCCCATCCTTTTCGCCGCCGCCGTCTCGCGCGCTGTTTTAATGAACGTAAATCCGATATTTTTCATCACCGTCCCCGCGATTCTGACCGCCGCAGTGTTCGTGCTTTATCTGTTGACGTTCGTACCAATCTTTCGGGCGAATGCGTTTACGGATGATCCGGAGTGA
- a CDS encoding phosphatidylserine decarboxylase: MNRLYPHPIIAREGWPFIGGGLILSVLFSMCCGWWSLPFWVFTVFALQFFRDPARNIPQDAEAVLSPVDGRIVVVERARDPYRNVEALKISVFMNVFNVHSQKAPADCTVTAVEYTRGKFMNADLDKASTENERNAVLATTQSGREITFVQVAGLVARRILCYTKAGERLSRGERYGFIRFGSRVDVYLPVDAQAMVSIGDKVTGVSTVLARLPLHAPVAAPEESAKAEAAAAVSQDEIEASAEKVREAADKEIKG; the protein is encoded by the coding sequence ATGAACCGTTTGTACCCGCACCCGATTATTGCCCGTGAGGGCTGGCCCTTTATCGGCGGCGGTTTGATTTTGAGCGTGCTGTTTTCGATGTGCTGCGGCTGGTGGTCGCTGCCGTTTTGGGTTTTCACTGTGTTTGCCTTGCAGTTTTTCCGCGATCCGGCGCGCAATATTCCGCAAGACGCGGAGGCGGTGTTAAGCCCTGTGGACGGGCGCATTGTGGTGGTGGAGCGCGCGCGTGACCCTTACCGCAATGTGGAGGCGTTGAAAATCAGCGTGTTCATGAACGTGTTTAACGTGCATTCGCAAAAAGCGCCCGCCGACTGTACGGTAACGGCGGTGGAATATACGCGCGGCAAGTTTATGAATGCGGATTTGGATAAGGCAAGTACTGAGAACGAGCGCAATGCGGTTTTGGCGACTACGCAGTCTGGGCGCGAGATTACCTTTGTGCAGGTTGCAGGTTTGGTGGCGCGCCGGATTCTGTGCTACACCAAAGCGGGCGAACGGTTGAGCCGGGGCGAGCGTTATGGCTTTATCCGCTTCGGTTCGCGCGTGGATGTGTATTTGCCTGTCGACGCGCAGGCCATGGTGTCCATCGGCGACAAAGTTACGGGCGTAAGCACGGTATTGGCGCGCCTGCCGCTCCATGCGCCTGTTGCCGCCCCCGAAGAATCCGCTAAAGCCGAAGCTGCGGCTGCCGTATCCCAGGATGAAATCGAGGCTTCGGCCGAGAAAGTGCGCGAGGCGGCAGACAAAGAAATCAAAGGTTAA
- the hflX gene encoding GTPase HflX has protein sequence MSRNKMFQVDKSLEKPERVMLVGVMLDTDYAAGGAGGQVFYSAESRKAHFQTALDEAADLVRAAGGELVAVETSKRDRPHSALFVGTGKAEELAASVRLHDVGLVVFNHELTPTQERNLEKELQCRVLDRVGLILAIFAKRAQSQEGKLQVELAQLSHLSGRLVRGYGHLQSQKGGIGLKGPGETQLETDRRLINQKITALKRQLKNVRQQRATRRQSRMGGRLKTFAIVGYTNAGKSSLFNRLTKAGVLAENQLFATLDTTARRLFLSHEVSVILTDTVGFVRDLPHKLVSAFSATLEETALADVLLHVVDVSNPEFGRQMEDVNAVLEEIGAHEIPQLAVYNKIDLQPSEERKTGIVRDAAGKAAAVNISVAENLGLDDLRQAMIERALEG, from the coding sequence TTGAGTAGAAATAAAATGTTCCAAGTCGATAAATCACTGGAAAAACCCGAGCGCGTGATGTTGGTCGGAGTCATGCTGGATACGGATTATGCGGCCGGCGGTGCGGGCGGGCAGGTTTTTTATTCCGCCGAATCCCGCAAAGCACATTTTCAGACGGCCTTGGACGAAGCCGCCGATTTGGTACGCGCCGCGGGCGGGGAATTGGTGGCGGTGGAAACGTCCAAACGCGACAGGCCGCATTCCGCTTTGTTTGTCGGAACGGGCAAGGCGGAAGAGTTGGCGGCTTCGGTGCGGCTGCATGATGTCGGACTGGTGGTGTTCAACCATGAGCTGACGCCGACGCAGGAACGCAACCTAGAGAAAGAATTGCAATGCCGCGTACTTGACCGCGTAGGGCTGATTTTGGCGATTTTCGCCAAGCGTGCGCAATCGCAGGAAGGCAAGTTGCAGGTGGAACTGGCGCAGCTTTCGCATCTGAGCGGGCGGCTGGTGCGCGGTTACGGGCACCTGCAAAGCCAGAAAGGGGGCATCGGCCTGAAAGGGCCGGGCGAAACCCAGCTTGAAACCGACCGCCGCCTGATCAACCAGAAAATCACCGCATTGAAGCGGCAGTTGAAAAACGTGCGGCAGCAGCGCGCCACACGCCGCCAATCGCGTATGGGAGGCCGTCTGAAAACTTTTGCCATCGTCGGTTATACCAATGCGGGAAAATCCAGCCTGTTCAACCGTCTGACCAAGGCGGGCGTTTTGGCGGAAAACCAACTGTTCGCCACGCTCGATACGACGGCGCGGCGGCTGTTTCTGTCGCATGAAGTGAGCGTGATTCTGACGGACACGGTCGGTTTCGTGCGCGATTTGCCGCATAAGCTGGTGTCGGCTTTTTCCGCGACCTTGGAAGAAACCGCACTGGCAGATGTGCTGCTGCATGTAGTCGATGTGTCCAATCCCGAATTCGGGCGGCAGATGGAGGATGTGAACGCGGTGTTGGAAGAAATCGGCGCGCATGAAATACCGCAGCTTGCGGTATACAACAAGATTGATTTGCAGCCGTCGGAAGAGAGAAAAACGGGCATTGTGCGCGATGCGGCCGGAAAAGCGGCGGCGGTGAATATTTCGGTGGCGGAAAATCTGGGGTTGGACGATTTGCGTCAAGCAATGATAGAACGTGCGCTGGAAGGCTGA
- a CDS encoding heavy metal translocating P-type ATPase produces the protein MKNNCFHCGLEVPENVRFPIRFENEEHETCCAGCQAVAQSIIDAGLGSYYKQRTAEAEKAVLPPPDMLAQLKLYDLPEVQADFVAAGQGGEREAVLMLGGITCAACVWLIEQQLLRLDGVVRVDLNYSTHRARVVWDNDRTALSDILLRIQSTGYTAAPYDVQKVEVQAQKERKQSIVRLAVAGLAMMQTMMFAVPTYFYGGDIEPLYLSILHWGGFLMALPAVFYSAQPFYRGAWRDLKNRRVGMDTPIALAIVMTFAAGIYSLATNAGQGMYFESIAMLVFFLLGGRFMEQIARRKAGSAAERLVKLVPAFCHKMTGFPADEEVEEAVVAQLQSGDVVLVKPGEVVPADGTVLSGESEVNEAMLTGESLPVAKVRDAKVVAGTLNTTGPLVVRIDSTGSGTRLAHIVRLLDRALAQKPRLAEMADRYASAFVFGELLLAVPVFAGWAWYADAQTALWITVALLVITCPCALSLATPTALAASTGTLAAEGVLVGGRQSLETLAQIDDIVFDKTGTLTKGELSVSRIIGLGRLKNDEALAVAQALERQSEHPVARAILRCPLSDGLPHIRVGQRVNRVGHGVSAQIDVGGKTLVWALGRAGFVAETAGALPPDAAHIAHDGSMVFLGNSEGFQTAFLLEDGIKDGAAGMAAELKKRGIRLHLLSGDRTAAVARVAAQLGLDEYRAEAAPEDKLAYVEGLQRQGRKVLMVGDGINDAPVLARADVSAAVAGGADVARDGADVVLLGDDMGVLPLMIDQAVRTRAVIRQNLSWASAYNIIAVPLAVLGYVKPWIAALGMSASSLLVLGNALRLLKK, from the coding sequence ATGAAAAACAATTGTTTCCACTGCGGGCTGGAAGTGCCCGAAAATGTCCGTTTCCCCATCCGTTTTGAAAACGAAGAACACGAGACCTGTTGCGCAGGCTGTCAGGCCGTGGCGCAAAGCATTATCGACGCCGGACTGGGCAGCTACTACAAGCAGCGTACCGCCGAGGCGGAAAAAGCGGTGTTGCCGCCGCCGGACATGCTGGCGCAGTTGAAACTTTACGACTTGCCGGAAGTACAGGCCGATTTTGTGGCGGCAGGGCAGGGCGGAGAACGTGAGGCCGTGCTGATGCTGGGCGGCATTACCTGCGCGGCCTGCGTATGGCTGATTGAGCAGCAGCTTTTGCGTTTGGACGGTGTGGTGCGGGTGGATTTGAATTACAGCACCCACCGCGCCCGCGTGGTTTGGGACAATGACAGGACTGCTTTGTCGGACATCCTGCTGCGGATTCAGTCTACGGGCTATACCGCCGCGCCGTATGACGTGCAGAAGGTAGAAGTGCAGGCGCAGAAAGAGCGCAAGCAGTCGATAGTGCGCCTTGCCGTGGCGGGGCTGGCGATGATGCAGACCATGATGTTTGCCGTGCCGACTTATTTTTACGGCGGCGACATCGAACCGCTTTACCTGTCGATACTGCACTGGGGCGGTTTTCTGATGGCGTTGCCCGCCGTGTTTTACAGCGCGCAGCCGTTTTACCGCGGAGCGTGGCGCGATTTGAAAAACCGCCGCGTCGGTATGGATACGCCGATTGCGCTGGCGATTGTGATGACGTTTGCCGCGGGGATTTACAGCCTGGCGACCAATGCGGGGCAGGGCATGTATTTCGAATCGATTGCCATGCTGGTGTTTTTCCTGCTCGGCGGCCGCTTTATGGAACAGATTGCGCGGCGCAAGGCCGGCAGTGCGGCAGAGAGGCTGGTGAAGCTCGTCCCCGCTTTCTGCCACAAGATGACCGGTTTTCCTGCCGACGAAGAGGTTGAGGAAGCCGTGGTCGCGCAGCTTCAGAGCGGCGATGTGGTGCTGGTGAAACCCGGGGAGGTGGTGCCGGCGGACGGTACGGTGTTGTCGGGCGAGAGCGAAGTCAACGAAGCGATGCTTACCGGCGAAAGCCTGCCCGTTGCCAAGGTGCGCGATGCCAAGGTAGTGGCGGGCACGCTCAATACCACCGGCCCGCTCGTCGTCCGTATCGACAGCACGGGCAGCGGTACGCGGCTGGCGCATATCGTCAGGCTGCTCGACCGCGCCCTTGCGCAGAAGCCGCGACTGGCGGAAATGGCCGACCGCTACGCTTCCGCCTTCGTTTTCGGCGAACTGCTGCTGGCCGTGCCCGTGTTTGCCGGTTGGGCTTGGTATGCCGATGCGCAGACCGCGTTGTGGATTACCGTCGCCCTGCTGGTGATTACCTGCCCGTGCGCCTTGTCGCTGGCGACGCCGACCGCGTTGGCGGCTTCCACCGGCACGCTGGCGGCGGAGGGGGTGTTGGTCGGAGGCAGGCAGAGTTTGGAGACGCTGGCGCAAATCGACGACATTGTGTTCGACAAAACGGGAACGCTGACTAAGGGCGAGTTGTCGGTCAGCCGGATTATCGGTTTAGGCCGTCTGAAAAATGATGAGGCGCTTGCAGTGGCGCAGGCGCTGGAGCGGCAGTCGGAGCATCCGGTTGCCCGGGCCATCCTGCGTTGCCCGCTTTCAGACGGCCTGCCGCATATCAGGGTCGGGCAGCGCGTCAACCGCGTCGGGCACGGCGTCAGCGCGCAAATCGACGTCGGCGGGAAAACGCTGGTTTGGGCTTTGGGACGGGCCGGATTCGTGGCCGAAACGGCAGGCGCGCTGCCGCCGGATGCGGCGCATATCGCGCACGACGGCAGCATGGTGTTTCTGGGTAATTCCGAGGGTTTTCAGACGGCCTTCCTGCTGGAGGACGGTATCAAAGACGGTGCGGCCGGTATGGCGGCCGAATTGAAGAAACGCGGGATACGGCTGCACCTGCTGAGCGGAGACCGCACTGCCGCTGTCGCCCGTGTCGCCGCGCAACTGGGTTTGGACGAATACCGTGCCGAAGCCGCGCCGGAAGACAAACTTGCTTATGTCGAAGGCTTGCAGCGGCAGGGGAGGAAGGTGCTGATGGTGGGCGACGGCATCAACGATGCGCCCGTACTTGCCCGTGCCGATGTGTCCGCCGCCGTTGCGGGCGGAGCCGATGTTGCGCGCGACGGGGCCGATGTGGTGCTGTTGGGCGACGATATGGGCGTGCTGCCGCTGATGATTGACCAAGCCGTGCGCACCCGTGCCGTTATCCGCCAAAACCTTTCGTGGGCGAGCGCATACAATATCATTGCGGTTCCGCTTGCCGTGCTGGGTTATGTCAAGCCGTGGATTGCCGCGCTGGGCATGAGTGCCAGCTCGCTGCTGGTACTGGGGAATGCGCTGAGGCTGCTGAAGAAGTGA